The DNA window AATATTTCTATGTTTATTTAACAATGTAGGAAGATAATTTTTTTGGACTAACATATACTTCGTATCATAGGTTTTGTCAACATATTAGAATATCTTTGGTGAAAAATTGGGTTGATGACACCATTCTTTTTGAAAATCCTGAGACAATTGAAAACTAAAACTGTTATTTATATAAAGCTATTTTACACAAGAATTTATATCACAGAGCTGGCCTTGCAACTTGGTCATTCATACATTGAATTACAGCTATAATGATAAAAATTCCTCTGAAATAATTTTTCGATCATGTGAATAGAGAactaaaataatttcaaattacttAAGCCATTGTACTCTAAAGATTTAGTGAATGCTGTATTGGGAAAAGTAACACGGTTATACAGTAATCAGATTCTTCAGGATGATAGCGGAGTAAACGAAGAACTAACGATGAAATTGGCTAACTTAGTTGTATTGCTACATTCTTCTGCAAAGATGAATTTATGATCTATTTCCTAGAATTAGATTCAGACCACttccattaaaattatatttttttcatcaacaGTTAAAACTTTTCAAAGCAGTGCCATTTTATATAAAACTGTATTGTATACTGGAATGTACTGTATATGCCGTATATACATACTCCACGTTCAACATATAAGCAAGTTCATAAATGATATATTAAGATGACTGTTTTCACTGGCTTTGATTCTTCTGCCACTAACATTACCAAGGGTTTATTGGTCTTTTAAGAATTGGTCAGGGTATTAGTTCAGACGGGGGGATTATGACTGGAGCACTGATGGTGTTCATCGAGGACGTCATCTTTGGCAAAAGGGTACAATAAGTCTTCCTCCAAGGAATCGTCGCCGTCGTCCAGCCCGAGTCTGTGAAATAAGAATGGAGAGGGATTAAAGATGTGGTGCCAAAGAAGAGGAAAAGGATTAAGGAAAAAGTTATTCATTAGTTTTGTAGAAATTATAATAAGAGTTAGCTTGAGCGAAAAGAATAAAACCTTAGATTTTTAACTTTCAGGAAATTTTAGTTGTATTGCAACATCTGTAAGAAAAATGCCTGAAGAATTGTTTTTATGTGTTTCTTTTAATTGCCAAGATGGAAGAGTAAATACATGTAGCATTTATTTGTATTATCAAGTCCCTTTAGCATACAAATGTCTAGAATCCCTAGATAATCTTTTCAAGATTTCACAATAGTTTCAAACCACCTGCAGAGTAAaatattattaagatgatgatgatctatttTTTGGAAACAAAACTAGTTAGtatctttcatattttatatatttatttaaaattatatagaGATCTCTGTATAGTCTATTCATTTGCCCATAATTTTTATTATGTTAATTTATTCAAAGTCACATACGATGGGTGATTACTAAAATAGTTATTGTTTTTAATCTATAATAACATTTTAGATAGATTTTATTGAtcaaataatatcaattattacatAAAGATTAACCTGTCATCTGTGAGTACCATCATCGATGTTTGACGTAACTAGAAGATAAGAATAAGTTCCACTTTGAAACAATCAAttcaaattcttaaaatttatggtAAAAAATTAGAATAtcattaattgaaatattaaaacagAGACATTATAATATAAGAATTAATAAAGGCCAGAATATTATCTTAAAATGTAAAGACAACACTCAATATTTTAGCGTTTGAGATTTTGTTGATTCACTAGACGCTCCCAATTGTTTGCAGATGCGAATACCTCCTGAGGCTGTGAGCAGAATTCCAAGGCACTCAGTCATTGGCTGCTCAGGGCAATAGCCTTCAAAGTGTTTACCTGTCGACTATTCAGGAAACACTGCCCCAGATCTTCCCGTGTTATCAATTAGCAAATGTCTTCAATGTCTGAAAATCGCGTTAAGAAATGCTTACGAAATACATAATTcgtaacaaaaataaatacagcgtataatgcataaatatataaatatgattgttTTTCATACTTGGGATGCATACATTATAAGCTAAATAGATACACAGATTTGGAAAGGTATCTGTAGTTCTAGGAACAGAATCATACTAAGTATTTGAAAAGGTGTCAGATCATGATATTTTATAGCTTATTTACTCTGAGAAATAACCGCAGTGCTATAATTGCTATTTTTCGTCACTTAAGAGCAAGTAATCATTAACAACtataattcatatatatcaataatattcttAGTAATTTGCCGTTAAAATTCGTAACTTAATTAATAAAGAAAGCGCGTTCGTTCATTTCCCGTAAACTATCGTTTTACAAATAAACTTAATACTAGCATGAATATTTTGTTTCATATAACGAGACCATTAAGGGAATATAAATGGGGCTCAAAGCAGCTTTTAAGATTAAACGTAACTCCTCCTCAAATAAACGTTATGAAACAGTCTCTTTTAACTCGACAGGTTCAATTATAGATGTTGCCAAGGTCTTTTACATAATGCTTGAACCTTGGTTGTCACGTATCTTCATTCGAACTCTCTTTAAAACATGGTGTATGCAATTTCGATCTTTGTCCGAGGCATTCCTCAAGAGTTCCGTCTATTATGAATCTGCTATCAACTTAGTATAGATTTATCACCAACCATCTACTGTAATACAAAGAGTAGAAATAGAAATTTTAGAAAATCCAGGTATAgactaaattttttttgaaaatacgTTTATATTTGAGGATATGAAGTCTAGGGTGAAAAAAATTCGTGTCATCAGTATTCTCCTGAAATGAAAGGTGTTGCATAATCACAACTATGAATGGAGAGTGAATATTCGTTGAAAGCAAAGAGAAAGCAAGAAAATATCATCTACAGAAAAAATAAACTTCATCATCTAGGGACCAAGATTATTAAACAATGTTGATTAAAAAGAGAATTTTTTGGAAGCATATTTCCTAATCCCTGCCCCGTTGCTGTTCATTCAAACATGTATTTGAATACTTTAATACACAAAAACAATCACAAGCAGCATTCCTTTTATATCTGGTAAAATCCTGTTGTTAAAAGCGGAACTAGGTTATCTTAAATCCTGTTAATTTTTGCTTATGATACGCAAGAATGAACTGTGAAATGAACTTACTTCCAGGTCACGGCGGCGCTCAAGACTATCATGAGAATGCCCAAGGTAATGAGACCCGAAGCAAGAGGTAAAGGAGGAGTGTGAATGGGATGCGTCCCGCTCATTGGTCGACTGAGAATCACGTGATAAAAGACGGATCCCATGGTTATCATGACGACCCCCACAAAGAAGCCAAAGAGGATACAATAAGCCCTGGAGGTTGGGGCCGTCTGCGGGGTGAAGAGCCCTTTGTACTTCGTCTGCGTCTGCCACACATGTTTACCAGGCACTTCACTCAAAGCACTTCTCGGGGACATGATTTGTAGACATCCTAGTCACCTGGAATATGGAATAACAACCTTTCATCTTCAAcataagaaaaagggaaaggaaatgtATATGGTTGTCTTacagagaaaatctctctctctctctctctctctctctctctctctctctctctcacatacacacacacatacagtgggAACCTCACTGTTCATCGCTATACTGCAAGTGCTTATACCCTCAGCAAATGAGCGAGCAAGAACAAGATGGATGTAAATAAAGGGAGAGAGATTTTTGTTTACCATATAAATTAACCTATTGCTCCATGCCCAAAGGAGGTAACGATATGAGAGAATGAGATATATTCTGAGACAAACTATCTTTAATTTTCTCACATTATATTgtgtttttcattttaattattttcgaAAAATATTATAATCTAGAAATAATCGTTTTAAAATAATCTATGCCTGAAAATAAAATTGAAGGCAAAAGAAGAATTTTGTTTTAGATTATGCATtgtactgctaggttgccacagtTCACCACCCATTTCAATCCACAATAAATGAAGCTTCATTATGTTTAATACCTTACTGCcgttacctcagcagtcaccaaggcgaccggaggaagcagcagggtctattgGAACTGTGTCCCAATCGTTCATCAttgattcctatttctaacacgttCTTTTGCTTCTTTcacacctagagctttcttcactccatccatctacccaaaccttggccttccgtTTGTACCATATCATGCACaaaaacaactgattcacctctcactcATGATAACTctagtctatcagtttcaatcctcgaccaagcactcgagcattcacctatctCACAACTCGATCAATAAACAAATTGAACAGCCATAGTGACATCACACATCGCTGCCTCAGCCCCACTTcaatggaaaccactcactcacttcatttcctatcttaacataagctttactgcctatgtaggaactcttcactgcttgcagcaaccttccactaattccatacaaccttatcacattccacattgcttccttatcaattTTATCATAAGCTTTCTAGAGATcaataaacgcaatatacacctttTTACCTTtaactaaatatttcttgcatatctgcctaactgtaataaTATgttccatacatcccctacctcttttaaaactaccctgtacttttaagattgcaccttctgttttatccttaatcctaatcctattaattagcactctaTCATATACTTTCCCTACAACACTCAACAAACAAAAACCCCTTTAATTACAACATGCATGCACATCCCTCTTACCTTTATATAGCAGAaggatacacgcacacacccagtccactggtaccactgAGAAcataaaacatacagtatattaaacAATGTCACCAACATCTCATGTCCAGTCACACCAGCTTCTAATAACACCTCAGTCctcacgccatccataccagatgcttttactGCTCTTGTTTCATCGAGTgctctcttcatttcctc is part of the Palaemon carinicauda isolate YSFRI2023 chromosome 15, ASM3689809v2, whole genome shotgun sequence genome and encodes:
- the LOC137654321 gene encoding uncharacterized protein, with translation MSPRSALSEVPGKHVWQTQTKYKGLFTPQTAPTSRAYCILFGFFVGVVMITMGSVFYHVILSRPMSGTHPIHTPPLPLASGLITLGILMIVLSAAVTWKLGLDDGDDSLEEDLLYPFAKDDVLDEHHQCSSHNPPV